The Kitasatospora sp. NBC_00374 genome has a segment encoding these proteins:
- a CDS encoding DUF4259 domain-containing protein has product MGTWDIGPFDNDTAADFCGGLDRADAGERAGLVRAALDGALACPGYLDSDEGAPAVAAAALVAAQGPGGEPHRSAYGPGEPLPALPAEFGPLAVRALDRVVADGSELAGLWDDAGHGELWRRDIARLRAVLELL; this is encoded by the coding sequence ATGGGTACCTGGGACATCGGCCCCTTCGACAACGACACCGCCGCGGACTTCTGCGGCGGCCTGGACCGCGCCGACGCGGGCGAGCGGGCCGGGCTGGTCCGTGCGGCGCTCGACGGAGCACTCGCCTGCCCGGGGTACCTCGACAGCGACGAGGGAGCGCCCGCCGTGGCCGCCGCCGCCCTGGTGGCGGCGCAGGGCCCGGGCGGCGAGCCGCACCGCTCCGCCTACGGCCCCGGGGAGCCGCTGCCCGCCCTTCCGGCGGAGTTCGGGCCGCTCGCGGTCCGGGCCCTGGACCGGGTGGTCGCGGACGGGTCCGAGCTCGCCGGGCTGTGGGACGACGCCGGGCACGGCGAGCTCTGGCGGCGGGACATCGCCCGGCTGCGGGCCGTGCTGGAGCTGCTGTGA
- a CDS encoding NUDIX domain-containing protein, protein MIVWVNGPFGAGKTSACRELVELLPGSLLFDPELVGDGLRALLPADRFVPVSDYQDLPSWRRLVPEVAAALLAEVPGPLVVPMTLLREDYRDEIFGALATRGLAVHHIVLDPAETILLDRIGARDDYPDHPERSARVREWSLEHLPQYRHARRWLSRDAQLLDTGGLSPRRTAERLAELVEGGQARCPIVRSDDATGDTVAAAVLFFDERDRVLLVDPVYKPSWEFPGGVVERGEAPSDAALRETAEELGLHLESAALRLLAVDWEPCTGPRRGGLRLMFDGGRLDAEAAARIRLPRDELRCWRFVTPDEAGRLLPPNRHRRLLGALEARAHGTLRYLEAGLPAAVGAGAG, encoded by the coding sequence GTGATCGTCTGGGTCAATGGCCCGTTCGGGGCGGGCAAGACCAGCGCCTGCCGCGAGCTGGTGGAGCTGCTGCCCGGGAGCCTGCTCTTCGACCCCGAGCTGGTCGGCGACGGGCTGCGCGCCCTGCTGCCGGCGGACCGGTTCGTCCCGGTCTCCGACTACCAGGACCTGCCGTCCTGGCGGCGGCTGGTGCCCGAGGTCGCGGCCGCCCTGCTCGCCGAGGTGCCCGGACCGCTGGTGGTGCCGATGACGCTGCTCCGGGAGGACTACCGGGACGAGATCTTCGGCGCCCTGGCCACCCGCGGGCTGGCCGTGCACCACATCGTGCTGGACCCAGCGGAAACGATCCTGCTCGACCGGATCGGGGCCCGCGACGACTACCCCGACCACCCGGAGCGCAGCGCCCGGGTCCGTGAGTGGTCGCTGGAACACCTGCCGCAGTACCGCCACGCCAGACGCTGGCTCAGCCGCGACGCCCAGCTGCTCGACACCGGCGGCCTGTCCCCGCGCCGCACCGCCGAGCGCCTCGCCGAGCTGGTCGAGGGCGGCCAGGCACGCTGCCCCATCGTGCGCAGCGACGACGCGACCGGGGACACCGTGGCCGCCGCCGTCCTGTTCTTCGACGAGCGGGACCGCGTCCTGCTGGTCGACCCGGTCTACAAGCCGTCGTGGGAGTTCCCCGGCGGCGTGGTGGAGCGCGGCGAGGCGCCCAGCGACGCGGCCCTGCGGGAGACCGCGGAGGAGCTCGGCCTGCACCTGGAGAGCGCCGCGCTGCGGCTGCTCGCCGTCGACTGGGAACCCTGCACCGGCCCCCGCCGGGGCGGCCTGCGGCTGATGTTCGACGGCGGCCGGCTGGACGCCGAGGCTGCGGCCCGGATCCGCCTTCCCCGCGACGAGCTGCGCTGCTGGCGGTTCGTCACCCCGGACGAGGCCGGGCGGTTGCTGCCGCCCAACCGCCACCGGCGGCTGCTCGGGGCGCTGGAGGCGCGCGCACACGGCACCCTGCGCTACCTGGAGGCCGGACTGCCCGCCGCGGTCGGCGCGGGCGCCGGCTGA
- a CDS encoding acyl-CoA synthetase: MGLLTALEGGFGDAADALVIDGRALSREHLLGAAGAVAERVAGAPALAVLARATAETVVAVVGGLLAGVPVVPLPPDSGPRERDHILRDSGATLLAVPAGEGAEDVEALPVDLTARSSGAFAEPAPERTAFVLYTSGTTGAPKGALIPRSAVAADLDALAAAWQWTADDTLVHGLPLFHVHGLVLGVLGALRTGSRLVHTGRPTPAAYAGARGSLYFGVPTVWSRVAADEPVARALAGARLLVSGSAPLPVPVFERLAALTGQAPIERYGMTESLITVSTRAAGERRPGSVGLPVDGVRTRLVGEDGAPLPHDGESVGELQVAGPTLFDGYLGRPDADAESWTADGWFRTGDVAVIGPDGFHRIVGRASVDLIKSGGYRIGAGEVEAALRDHPAVADAAVVGAPDSDLGQAVVAYVIADGAVTGDQLTAFVAERLSVHKRPRRVVLVDELPRNAMGKVLKKQLLEAGPAAR, encoded by the coding sequence ATGGGACTGCTGACGGCACTTGAGGGTGGCTTCGGAGACGCGGCGGACGCGCTGGTGATCGACGGCCGGGCGCTGTCGCGCGAGCACCTGCTCGGCGCGGCGGGGGCGGTGGCGGAGCGGGTGGCCGGCGCACCGGCGCTGGCCGTGCTGGCACGGGCGACCGCCGAGACGGTGGTGGCGGTGGTCGGCGGCCTGCTGGCCGGGGTGCCGGTGGTGCCGCTGCCGCCGGACTCCGGGCCCAGGGAGCGCGACCACATCCTGCGCGACTCGGGCGCGACCCTGCTCGCCGTACCCGCGGGGGAGGGGGCCGAGGACGTCGAGGCGCTCCCGGTCGACCTGACGGCGCGTTCGAGCGGCGCGTTCGCGGAGCCCGCGCCGGAGCGCACGGCCTTCGTCCTGTACACCTCCGGCACCACCGGCGCGCCCAAGGGGGCGCTGATCCCGCGCTCGGCGGTGGCCGCCGACCTCGACGCCCTCGCGGCCGCCTGGCAGTGGACGGCCGACGACACCCTGGTGCACGGCCTGCCGCTGTTCCACGTGCACGGCCTGGTGCTCGGGGTCCTAGGCGCGCTGCGTACCGGAAGCCGGCTGGTGCACACCGGCCGCCCCACACCGGCGGCGTACGCCGGGGCGCGCGGCAGCCTGTACTTCGGCGTGCCGACGGTGTGGTCGCGGGTGGCGGCGGACGAGCCGGTGGCCCGCGCGCTGGCCGGCGCGCGGCTGCTGGTCTCGGGCAGCGCCCCGCTGCCGGTGCCGGTCTTCGAACGGCTCGCCGCGCTCACCGGGCAGGCCCCGATCGAGCGGTACGGAATGACCGAGTCGCTGATCACCGTCTCCACCCGGGCCGCGGGTGAACGCCGCCCCGGCAGCGTCGGCCTGCCGGTCGACGGGGTGCGCACCCGGCTGGTCGGCGAGGACGGCGCACCGCTCCCGCACGACGGCGAGTCGGTCGGTGAACTGCAGGTCGCCGGGCCGACCCTGTTCGACGGCTACCTCGGTCGGCCGGACGCCGACGCCGAGTCGTGGACGGCCGACGGCTGGTTCAGGACCGGGGACGTCGCCGTGATCGGCCCCGACGGCTTCCACCGGATCGTCGGCCGCGCCTCGGTGGACCTGATCAAGAGCGGCGGATACCGGATCGGTGCGGGCGAGGTCGAGGCGGCCCTGCGGGACCACCCGGCCGTCGCCGACGCCGCCGTGGTCGGGGCCCCCGACAGCGACCTGGGCCAGGCCGTCGTCGCGTACGTGATCGCCGACGGCGCGGTGACGGGGGACCAGCTGACGGCCTTCGTGGCCGAGCGGCTGTCCGTCCACAAGCGGCCCCGGCGGGTCGTGCTGGTGGACGAGCTGCCGCGGAACGCGATGGGGAAGGTGCTGAAGAAGCAGCTGCTGGAGGCCGGGCCGGCGGCCCGCTAG
- a CDS encoding DUF4184 family protein, producing the protein MPFTMSHPAAVLPLLRGARARGPLVAAALVAGSMAPDLPFFADSLLPGVYRYGGLTHRWWAVATVDVALASGLVAGWHGLWRDGTAVLLPAAVAGPRRVPARPGWVALSAALGAASHVGWDSFTHPGRAGVRALPALTRTVGGVPLYTVLQYGTSLVGLALVARHATRAAAGAARPVPRPGPGRPAAAAALAVAAAAGAGRRLARRRGGVVDEACFGAGAGAAVALAAVGAVARAGRRRCPDPRWRAGRAGTASGPSGAARQGW; encoded by the coding sequence ATGCCGTTCACGATGAGCCACCCGGCGGCGGTGCTGCCGCTGCTGCGCGGCGCCCGGGCGCGCGGGCCGCTGGTGGCCGCGGCGCTGGTCGCCGGGTCGATGGCGCCCGACCTGCCGTTCTTCGCGGACTCGCTGCTGCCGGGGGTGTACCGGTACGGCGGCCTGACGCACCGTTGGTGGGCGGTGGCGACGGTGGACGTCGCGCTGGCGTCCGGTCTGGTGGCGGGCTGGCACGGACTGTGGCGGGACGGGACGGCGGTGCTGCTGCCCGCCGCCGTGGCCGGGCCGCGGCGGGTACCCGCCCGGCCGGGGTGGGTGGCCCTGTCCGCGGCGCTGGGCGCGGCGAGCCACGTCGGCTGGGACTCCTTCACCCATCCGGGCCGGGCCGGTGTCCGGGCGTTGCCGGCACTCACCCGGACGGTCGGCGGTGTGCCGCTGTACACCGTCCTGCAGTACGGCACCTCGCTGGTCGGACTGGCCCTGGTGGCCCGGCACGCGACCCGGGCGGCCGCCGGGGCGGCGCGGCCGGTGCCGCGGCCCGGGCCCGGCCGGCCGGCGGCGGCCGCCGCGCTGGCGGTGGCCGCGGCGGCAGGGGCCGGGCGCCGGCTCGCGCGGCGCCGCGGCGGGGTGGTGGACGAGGCCTGTTTCGGCGCGGGCGCGGGAGCGGCCGTCGCGCTGGCGGCGGTCGGCGCGGTGGCGCGGGCGGGGCGTCGGCGGTGCCCGGACCCGCGGTGGCGGGCGGGGCGGGCCGGGACGGCGTCGGGGCCGTCGGGCGCTGCGCGGCAAGGGTGGTGA
- a CDS encoding geranylgeranyl reductase family protein: protein MESTDTEAAGPDPLDGVWDVVVVGAGPAGSSAAYAAAVQGRRVLLLDKAEHPRYKTCGGGIIGFSRDSLPPDFKLPLQDRIHAVTFALNGRFSRTRRSKRMLFGLVNRDEFDLRLVQAAEQAGAVVVTGVTVTGVEPQDGEDGRTVFVTTADGRRAEARAVVGADGSASRIGRHVGVGFDQIDLGLEAEIPVPESVSRAWAGRIHLDWGPLPGSYGWVFPKTDSGTLTVGVISARGDGERTKEYLAEYIRRLGLSGFTPSVESGHLTRCRAEDSPLSRGRVLVAGDAAGLLEPWTREGISYALRSGRLAGEWAVKVAEADGGADVRRQALNYAFAVKAGLGVEMRAGKVMLAAFERRPQVFHAAVCLIEPAWRAFARATQGHTTFAEVMRDHRAARKLASIAGR, encoded by the coding sequence ATGGAATCGACCGACACCGAGGCCGCCGGGCCCGACCCGTTGGACGGCGTGTGGGACGTGGTGGTGGTCGGCGCCGGCCCGGCCGGGTCCTCCGCCGCGTACGCCGCGGCCGTGCAGGGCCGCCGGGTGCTGCTGCTCGACAAGGCCGAGCACCCTCGCTACAAGACCTGCGGCGGCGGCATCATCGGCTTCTCCCGGGACAGCCTGCCGCCGGACTTCAAACTGCCGCTGCAGGACCGCATCCACGCCGTCACCTTCGCGCTGAACGGGAGGTTCTCCCGCACCCGGCGCTCCAAGCGGATGCTGTTCGGCCTGGTCAACCGGGACGAGTTCGACCTGCGCCTGGTGCAGGCCGCCGAGCAGGCCGGGGCCGTGGTGGTCACCGGCGTCACGGTGACCGGGGTCGAGCCGCAGGACGGCGAGGACGGCCGGACGGTCTTCGTGACCACCGCCGACGGTCGCCGGGCCGAGGCCCGCGCGGTGGTCGGGGCGGACGGCTCGGCGAGCCGGATCGGCCGGCACGTCGGGGTGGGCTTCGACCAGATCGACCTCGGTCTGGAGGCGGAGATCCCGGTCCCCGAGTCGGTCTCCCGCGCCTGGGCGGGCAGGATCCACCTGGACTGGGGCCCGCTGCCGGGCTCGTACGGCTGGGTGTTCCCCAAGACGGACTCCGGCACGCTGACGGTCGGTGTGATCTCGGCCCGCGGCGACGGGGAGCGGACCAAGGAGTACCTGGCGGAGTACATCCGCCGGCTCGGCCTGTCCGGCTTCACCCCGAGCGTCGAGTCCGGCCACCTGACCCGCTGCCGGGCGGAGGACTCGCCGCTGTCCCGCGGCCGGGTGCTGGTGGCCGGCGACGCGGCCGGGCTGCTGGAGCCGTGGACCAGGGAGGGCATCTCGTACGCGCTGCGCTCGGGCCGGCTGGCCGGCGAGTGGGCGGTCAAGGTCGCCGAGGCGGACGGCGGGGCGGACGTGCGCCGGCAGGCGCTCAACTACGCCTTCGCGGTCAAGGCCGGGCTGGGTGTGGAGATGCGGGCCGGCAAGGTGATGCTGGCCGCGTTCGAGCGCCGGCCGCAGGTCTTCCACGCGGCGGTCTGCCTGATCGAGCCGGCCTGGCGGGCCTTCGCCCGGGCGACCCAGGGGCACACCACCTTCGCTGAGGTGATGCGCGACCACCGGGCCGCGCGCAAGCTGGCCTCGATCGCCGGCCGCTGA
- a CDS encoding ArsR/SmtB family transcription factor translates to MHRFRLGLADLAAASFACSPLQETVLSLRMWTHPGVYVHQTPWFERMRPAFEQVDGVLLRSLVATNRYVPDFLTPRPAVPFPDIRAELAEVRALPPQELRGQLVRTFLPHDRRIPQPLADGLADPARLLARIADALEEYWEQCLSPQWWPRARSVLRADIVHRSRVLAERGAAALFGDLDGRLLWEDGVLTIRRDWGGGDVDVVVGRRGLVFLPTCFARGAITSIGEDHPPTITYPARGQGTLGGSVQPPPAARALEQLVGPPKARLLALLSEPSSTTELARRLGVTPGAVSQHLAVLAATRLVTRARHGRMVLYARSPLGDRLCD, encoded by the coding sequence ATGCACCGTTTCCGGCTGGGACTGGCCGATCTGGCCGCCGCCTCGTTCGCCTGCTCGCCGCTCCAGGAGACGGTGCTGAGCCTGCGGATGTGGACGCACCCGGGGGTCTACGTGCACCAGACACCGTGGTTCGAGCGGATGCGGCCGGCCTTCGAACAGGTCGACGGCGTGCTGCTGCGCTCGCTGGTGGCGACCAACCGCTACGTCCCGGACTTCCTCACTCCGCGGCCCGCCGTGCCGTTCCCGGACATCCGCGCCGAGCTGGCCGAGGTGCGGGCCCTGCCGCCGCAGGAGCTGCGCGGCCAGCTCGTACGGACCTTCCTGCCGCACGACCGGCGGATCCCGCAGCCGCTGGCGGACGGACTGGCGGACCCGGCGCGGCTGCTGGCCCGGATCGCGGACGCCCTGGAGGAGTACTGGGAGCAGTGCCTGAGCCCGCAGTGGTGGCCACGGGCGAGGTCGGTCCTGCGCGCGGACATCGTGCACCGCTCCCGGGTCCTGGCGGAGCGCGGCGCGGCGGCGCTCTTCGGCGACCTGGACGGGCGGCTGCTGTGGGAGGACGGCGTGCTGACGATCCGCCGGGACTGGGGCGGCGGGGACGTGGACGTGGTGGTCGGCCGGCGCGGCCTGGTGTTCCTGCCGACCTGCTTCGCCCGCGGCGCCATCACCTCGATCGGCGAGGACCACCCGCCGACCATCACCTATCCGGCGCGCGGCCAGGGGACCCTGGGCGGCTCCGTCCAGCCGCCGCCCGCCGCCCGCGCCCTGGAGCAGCTGGTCGGCCCGCCGAAGGCCCGGCTGCTGGCCCTGCTGTCGGAGCCGTCCTCCACCACCGAGCTGGCCCGCCGGCTCGGCGTCACCCCCGGTGCGGTCAGCCAGCACCTGGCGGTGCTGGCCGCGACCCGCCTGGTCACCCGGGCCCGGCACGGCCGGATGGTGCTGTACGCGCGCAGCCCGCTCGGCGACCGGCTCTGCGACTGA
- a CDS encoding electron transfer flavoprotein subunit alpha/FixB family protein codes for MGEILVLVDHADGVVRKPALELLTLARRIGEPSAVVLGAGSAAAEIAAKAGEYGAAKVYVADGAEFADLLVVPKVDALAQIAKAADAAAVLVTSSGEGKEIAARVALRLGSGIITDAVDLEAGDGGPVATQSVFAASFQVKSKVSKGAPVITVKPNSTSPEAAAAAGAVENVTVEFTGKAAKVTARTPRVSSGRPELTEAAIVVSGGRGVGAKEGFGVVEELADALGAAVGASRAAVDAGWYPHSNQVGQTGKQVSPQLYVAAGISGAIQHRAGMQTSKTIVAVNKDPEAPIFELVDYGVVGDLFTVLPQLTGEVKARKG; via the coding sequence ATGGGTGAGATTCTCGTTCTCGTCGACCACGCCGACGGTGTGGTCCGCAAGCCGGCCCTCGAACTGCTGACCCTGGCCCGCCGCATCGGCGAGCCGTCGGCCGTGGTCCTGGGCGCCGGCTCGGCCGCCGCCGAGATCGCCGCCAAGGCCGGCGAGTACGGCGCCGCCAAGGTGTACGTCGCCGACGGCGCCGAGTTCGCCGACCTGCTGGTGGTGCCGAAGGTCGACGCGCTGGCCCAGATCGCCAAGGCCGCCGACGCCGCCGCCGTGCTGGTCACCTCCTCGGGCGAGGGCAAGGAGATCGCGGCCCGGGTCGCGCTCCGCCTGGGCTCGGGCATCATCACCGACGCCGTCGACCTGGAGGCCGGCGACGGCGGTCCGGTCGCCACCCAGTCGGTGTTCGCGGCCTCGTTCCAGGTCAAGTCCAAGGTCTCGAAGGGCGCGCCGGTCATCACCGTCAAGCCCAACTCCACCAGCCCCGAGGCCGCCGCGGCCGCCGGCGCCGTGGAGAACGTGACCGTCGAGTTCACCGGCAAGGCCGCCAAGGTCACCGCGCGCACCCCGCGCGTGTCCTCGGGCCGCCCGGAGCTGACCGAGGCCGCGATCGTGGTCTCCGGCGGCCGCGGCGTCGGCGCCAAGGAGGGCTTCGGCGTGGTCGAGGAGCTCGCGGACGCGCTCGGCGCGGCCGTCGGCGCCTCGCGTGCCGCGGTGGACGCCGGCTGGTACCCGCACAGCAACCAGGTCGGCCAGACCGGCAAGCAGGTCTCGCCGCAGCTGTACGTCGCGGCGGGCATCTCCGGCGCGATCCAGCACCGGGCCGGCATGCAGACCTCGAAGACCATCGTGGCCGTCAACAAGGACCCCGAGGCGCCGATCTTCGAGCTGGTCGACTACGGCGTGGTCGGTGACCTGTTCACCGTCCTCCCGCAGCTGACCGGCGAGGTCAAGGCCCGCAAGGGCTGA
- a CDS encoding MFS transporter, producing the protein MTASTAGRAGLTALPARLLHPDPMVRRLTLITFVNTLGNGLSMTLGVLWFTRMLGFGAAQVGLGLTAAGLCGVLAGVPAGRAADRWGAKRVLVALVTVEAVGTAGYTLVDSYAVFVPLACLVAAADRGSAAVRNALYAEVLPPDGRVAGRAYLRSVTNIGIALGACLAAIALQVDTRGAYLAALLTDAGSFVVVAVLFAVLVPDTARSAGAADAARSGPNPALRNLPFLAVTALNGVLTLQFAMLEVGVPLWIVRETEAPRAMVAGSMLVNTVLVIALQVRATRGIERPAAAARAFRHGGLLVAGSCAVLALAHGVPAVVAALLVVAGVGLQALGEVLGQAGTWSLSYDLAGEGAHGAYQGVFNTGQSAALMLGPALVTWLVIGQGLLGWAVLAALFAAGGLAMGPTVRWAEGLSRGRTEPVPAL; encoded by the coding sequence ATGACCGCCAGCACCGCCGGCCGCGCCGGCCTCACCGCCCTGCCCGCACGCCTGCTCCACCCCGACCCGATGGTGCGCAGGCTCACCCTGATCACCTTCGTCAACACCCTCGGCAACGGCCTGTCGATGACGCTCGGCGTGCTCTGGTTCACCCGGATGCTCGGCTTCGGCGCCGCCCAGGTCGGACTCGGGCTCACCGCCGCCGGGCTCTGCGGCGTCCTGGCGGGCGTGCCCGCCGGGCGGGCGGCCGACCGGTGGGGGGCCAAACGCGTCCTGGTCGCGCTGGTCACCGTGGAGGCCGTCGGCACCGCCGGCTACACCCTGGTCGACTCGTACGCCGTGTTCGTCCCGCTCGCCTGCCTGGTCGCCGCCGCCGACCGGGGCTCCGCGGCCGTCCGCAACGCGCTCTACGCCGAGGTGCTGCCCCCCGACGGCCGGGTGGCCGGCCGGGCCTACCTGCGCTCCGTCACCAACATCGGCATCGCGCTCGGCGCCTGCCTGGCGGCGATCGCCCTCCAGGTCGACACCCGTGGCGCGTACCTGGCGGCGCTGCTCACCGACGCCGGCTCCTTCGTGGTCGTGGCGGTGCTGTTCGCCGTGCTGGTCCCGGACACGGCCCGGTCGGCCGGCGCCGCCGACGCGGCCCGGAGCGGGCCGAACCCGGCCCTGCGCAACCTGCCGTTCCTGGCGGTGACCGCCCTGAACGGCGTCCTCACCCTGCAGTTCGCCATGCTGGAGGTCGGCGTGCCGCTGTGGATCGTCCGCGAGACCGAGGCGCCCCGCGCCATGGTCGCCGGCTCGATGCTGGTCAACACCGTGCTGGTGATCGCCCTCCAGGTCCGCGCCACCCGGGGCATCGAACGGCCCGCGGCGGCCGCCCGGGCCTTCCGGCACGGCGGGCTGCTGGTCGCCGGCTCCTGCGCGGTGCTGGCGCTCGCCCACGGCGTGCCCGCCGTCGTCGCCGCCCTGCTGGTGGTCGCGGGCGTCGGCCTGCAGGCGCTGGGCGAGGTGCTCGGCCAGGCCGGCACCTGGTCGCTCAGCTACGACCTGGCGGGCGAGGGCGCACACGGCGCGTACCAGGGCGTCTTCAACACCGGGCAGTCCGCCGCCCTGATGCTCGGCCCCGCCCTGGTCACCTGGCTGGTGATCGGTCAGGGCCTGCTGGGATGGGCGGTCCTCGCCGCCCTCTTCGCCGCGGGCGGCCTGGCGATGGGCCCCACCGTCCGCTGGGCCGAGGGCCTCTCCCGGGGCCGGAC
- a CDS encoding glycosyl hydrolase family 18 protein — protein MLVRSRHLARGRLLALLASLVLPLALLAAGPAHAAGRLTASFTTADNGSWWKGTLVVHNDNAAAVTGWTLEFDLPAGVTVSSSYNGTATVSGRHVSAVNAYYNATVQPHATTEPYSFWFVATGPIAAPTNCRINGDKCDGSADVPPGPPGTPQVTDTTAHTVTLGWPAAAPGDFPVAGYEVLSGTTVLASGPATSATVTGLAPATTYSLTVRARDTRGTTGPAGPAVTARTVDPATDPTPPTAPGQLRATGVTSSSVALAWNAATDNQRVAAYDLYQDGALVQTVTGTTTTAGGLSPATSYTFTVRARDAADNTSPASNALAVTTGDLAGPGKYSRVGYFAQWGVYGRQYFVRNLDTSGSAARLNVVNYAFENIDPVNLTCLAGVTKGTTANPQDPDQGTGAGDADADYARPFSAAQSVDGVADDGWGKLRGNFNQLKKLKAKYPDLKVVVSLGGWTYSKYFSDAAATESSRQKFVKSCVDTWIKGNLPLYNGAGGDGVAAGVFDGIDLDWEWPGSPDGHAGNHYSPNDRANLTLLLAEFRRQLDALGGPHRLLTAFTPADPVKIGQGWDLSTIFRYLDVANIQGYDFHGAGSDNSWEPNRTGHQANLYPDTQDPYGFHFSIDGAVRTYLAAGVNPRKLTIGFPFYGRGWQSVTEGGASGEWQAAAGAAPGQFAEEAGTRGYQNLVTGVPGLTVHHDTQSVATYAYTGPGGQWWSFDDPWAIAQKTAYLKSKNLLGAMIWEMSGDTPSGTLITALDDGLK, from the coding sequence ATGCTCGTTCGGTCGAGGCACCTCGCCAGGGGCAGACTCCTGGCCCTGCTGGCCTCACTCGTCCTGCCGCTCGCCCTGCTCGCCGCCGGCCCCGCGCACGCGGCGGGCCGGCTCACCGCGTCCTTCACCACGGCCGACAACGGCTCCTGGTGGAAGGGCACCCTCGTGGTGCACAACGACAACGCCGCCGCCGTCACCGGCTGGACGCTGGAGTTCGACCTGCCCGCCGGGGTCACCGTCAGCAGCAGCTACAACGGCACGGCCACCGTCAGCGGCCGCCACGTCAGCGCCGTCAACGCGTACTACAACGCCACCGTCCAGCCGCACGCCACCACCGAGCCGTACAGCTTCTGGTTCGTGGCCACCGGCCCGATCGCCGCGCCGACCAACTGCCGGATCAACGGCGACAAGTGCGACGGCAGCGCGGACGTCCCGCCCGGCCCGCCCGGCACCCCGCAGGTCACCGACACCACCGCGCACACCGTCACGCTGGGCTGGCCGGCCGCCGCGCCCGGCGACTTCCCGGTCGCCGGGTACGAGGTCCTGTCCGGCACCACCGTGCTGGCCTCCGGCCCGGCCACCTCGGCCACCGTCACCGGGCTCGCCCCCGCCACCACCTACAGCCTCACCGTCCGGGCCCGGGACACCCGGGGCACCACCGGCCCGGCCGGCCCCGCCGTCACCGCGCGCACGGTCGACCCGGCCACCGATCCGACCCCGCCGACCGCACCGGGCCAGCTGCGCGCCACCGGCGTCACCAGCAGCAGCGTGGCGCTGGCCTGGAACGCCGCCACCGACAACCAGCGGGTCGCCGCCTACGACCTCTACCAGGACGGCGCGTTGGTGCAGACCGTCACCGGCACCACCACGACCGCCGGCGGCCTCTCCCCCGCCACCTCCTACACCTTCACCGTCCGGGCCCGGGACGCCGCCGACAACACCTCCCCCGCCTCCAACGCGCTCGCCGTCACCACCGGCGACCTGGCCGGGCCCGGCAAGTACAGCCGGGTCGGGTACTTCGCCCAGTGGGGCGTCTACGGCCGCCAGTACTTCGTCAGGAACCTGGACACCTCCGGCAGCGCGGCCAGGCTGAACGTGGTCAACTACGCCTTCGAGAACATCGACCCGGTCAACCTGACCTGTTTGGCCGGTGTCACCAAGGGCACCACCGCCAACCCGCAGGACCCGGACCAGGGCACCGGAGCGGGCGACGCGGACGCCGACTACGCCCGGCCGTTCAGCGCCGCCCAGTCGGTCGACGGCGTGGCCGACGACGGCTGGGGCAAGCTGCGCGGCAACTTCAACCAGCTGAAGAAGCTCAAGGCCAAGTACCCCGACCTGAAGGTGGTGGTCTCGCTCGGCGGCTGGACGTACTCCAAGTACTTCTCCGACGCGGCCGCCACCGAGTCCTCCCGGCAGAAGTTCGTCAAGTCCTGCGTGGACACCTGGATCAAGGGCAATCTGCCGCTCTACAACGGCGCCGGCGGCGACGGTGTCGCGGCGGGCGTCTTCGACGGCATCGACCTGGACTGGGAGTGGCCCGGTTCCCCCGACGGGCACGCCGGCAACCACTACTCGCCGAACGACAGGGCCAACCTGACCCTGCTGCTCGCCGAGTTCCGCCGGCAGTTGGACGCCCTCGGCGGCCCGCACCGGCTGCTCACCGCGTTCACCCCGGCCGACCCGGTCAAGATCGGCCAGGGCTGGGACCTCTCGACGATCTTCCGGTACCTGGACGTGGCCAACATCCAGGGCTACGACTTCCACGGCGCCGGCAGCGACAACTCCTGGGAGCCGAACCGCACCGGCCACCAGGCCAACCTCTACCCCGACACCCAGGACCCGTACGGCTTCCACTTCAGCATCGACGGCGCGGTGCGGACGTACCTCGCCGCCGGGGTCAACCCGCGCAAACTGACCATCGGGTTCCCGTTCTACGGCCGCGGCTGGCAGAGCGTCACCGAGGGCGGTGCGAGCGGCGAGTGGCAGGCGGCGGCGGGCGCGGCGCCCGGCCAGTTCGCGGAGGAGGCCGGCACCCGCGGTTACCAGAACCTCGTCACCGGCGTGCCGGGCCTGACCGTGCACCACGACACCCAGTCGGTCGCCACCTACGCCTACACCGGGCCGGGCGGGCAGTGGTGGAGCTTCGACGACCCGTGGGCGATCGCCCAGAAGACCGCCTACCTGAAGTCGAAGAACCTGCTCGGCGCGATGATCTGGGAGATGTCCGGCGACACGCCGTCCGGCACCCTGATCACCGCGCTCGACGACGGGCTGAAGTAG